In Leptospira harrisiae, a genomic segment contains:
- a CDS encoding amidohydrolase family protein, with protein MEEGEGVISSNKPDIRLSSPFSWRGDTFPPILDSEMPDHLSNIRDLGIPYIFDIHTHFFPETVMKLIWRWFDNVNWAIGYRLPEAERVERLHHNGIKRFTTLNYAHKANMASSLNDWTYANYRNWKGAVPFGTFYPEEGVIAYVKKAVEEYGFRGFKLHCEVSKLNLNRPELADTFHYLQKKQIPILIHTGTAPLPGEFTGIQFFKPFLETYPKLRVIVAHMGAHEISAYASLLEGYPNLGLDTTMVFVDFLATGKTLDVDSAIPYLEKYQNQIYFGSDFPNIPYNLNHPIRRFLDLPISNTAKQKILYQNAENLFFK; from the coding sequence ATGGAAGAAGGGGAGGGTGTAATCTCATCTAACAAACCTGACATTCGCCTCTCTTCTCCATTTTCTTGGAGGGGAGATACTTTCCCTCCCATTTTAGATTCAGAAATGCCAGATCATTTAAGTAACATTCGTGATTTAGGAATTCCTTATATTTTCGATATCCATACCCATTTTTTCCCAGAGACGGTTATGAAACTCATTTGGCGTTGGTTTGACAATGTGAACTGGGCCATTGGATACAGGTTACCTGAAGCGGAACGAGTAGAACGACTCCATCACAATGGGATCAAACGTTTTACTACATTAAACTATGCTCATAAAGCAAATATGGCTTCTTCCTTAAATGATTGGACTTATGCCAATTACAGGAATTGGAAGGGAGCTGTTCCCTTTGGAACTTTTTATCCAGAAGAGGGAGTCATCGCTTACGTAAAAAAGGCTGTGGAAGAATACGGGTTTCGCGGGTTCAAACTTCACTGTGAAGTCTCCAAACTCAATTTAAACCGCCCGGAACTGGCAGATACCTTTCACTATTTACAAAAGAAACAAATTCCGATTCTCATTCATACTGGGACAGCACCACTTCCTGGTGAGTTTACAGGCATCCAATTTTTTAAACCATTTCTTGAAACCTATCCGAAGTTACGTGTGATAGTCGCCCATATGGGAGCTCATGAAATCTCCGCCTATGCTTCGTTACTGGAAGGATATCCTAACCTGGGACTTGATACGACGATGGTATTTGTAGATTTCCTTGCCACGGGCAAAACTCTAGATGTGGATTCTGCGATTCCGTATTTGGAGAAATACCAAAACCAAATTTACTTTGGATCCGATTTTCCAAATATTCCTTATAACCTAAACCACCCCATTCGTCGGTTTTTGGACCTACCTATCAGCAACACAGCCAAACAAAAAATTCTCTATCAGAACGCAGAAAACTTATTTTTTAAATGA
- a CDS encoding acyl-CoA dehydrogenase family protein, with the protein MISNNYFNDNDDLIDHFDSLTPWNEVVDQYEQGFEDFAEYQKSGKEELAFAPGNYEDAIEFYRSTLEAGGDIAGNDISQVSKQMDEEGLKYKDGQVSFPKPMLDVVEKIKSAGLLPYGIHRHYGGLGLPSVVQSMLSECVSRGDGSLAITLGCMNLAETVERFGTEEMIHDFVPKMAAGELCGAMALTEPNYGSDLPNLQTKAVKGEDGSWKITGTKRFITHACGFGSAPSIILTLARTGTTTSGARGLSFFLVHSKDVFVASIEKKMGLHCSPTCEVVFENSPGILIGEEGKGLVKYSMAMMNQARLNIAAQAMGIATAAYFEGKKYAEERVQFGKTINNITAVKKMLERMEREVAAMRCILYEASYAVDQYRWKEERGKMKGLSEKDIKKDETFKKWEKLASLFTPLSKYYITEMANLVAYDAMQIHGGSGYTEDYDVARLYRDVRITNIYEGTTQLQTVACIGGIVSGMTETGIYREYLKSEMATFAASNGLNDLFKQFETVVAEFAEIESTPLREELAFEVVESAARFHNSLLLERSIGRSKVERRSYRKSITDAYILDSSAILASNLTKIRGKKKTPVTA; encoded by the coding sequence ATGATTTCGAATAACTATTTTAATGATAACGATGACCTAATTGATCATTTTGATTCCCTGACACCTTGGAACGAGGTAGTCGACCAATACGAACAAGGTTTTGAAGATTTTGCAGAATACCAAAAATCCGGAAAGGAAGAACTGGCATTCGCTCCTGGAAACTATGAAGATGCCATCGAGTTTTACCGTTCTACCTTAGAAGCTGGTGGAGACATTGCTGGAAACGATATTTCCCAAGTTTCTAAACAAATGGATGAAGAAGGCCTCAAATACAAAGACGGCCAAGTTAGTTTCCCAAAACCTATGTTAGACGTAGTGGAAAAAATTAAATCTGCTGGACTACTTCCATACGGAATCCACAGACATTATGGTGGATTGGGTTTGCCTTCTGTCGTACAATCGATGTTATCTGAATGTGTTTCTCGCGGAGACGGGTCACTGGCGATCACTCTTGGTTGTATGAACTTGGCAGAAACTGTAGAACGATTTGGAACAGAAGAAATGATTCATGATTTTGTTCCGAAAATGGCAGCGGGTGAACTTTGTGGGGCTATGGCCCTTACGGAACCAAACTACGGATCGGACCTTCCTAACTTACAGACAAAAGCAGTCAAAGGCGAAGATGGATCTTGGAAAATCACAGGAACCAAACGTTTTATCACTCATGCTTGTGGTTTTGGATCTGCACCTTCCATCATCCTCACACTCGCAAGAACAGGAACCACAACAAGTGGGGCACGAGGACTTTCATTCTTTTTAGTTCACTCTAAAGATGTATTTGTTGCCTCCATCGAAAAGAAAATGGGACTTCATTGTTCTCCTACTTGCGAAGTGGTTTTTGAAAACTCTCCAGGAATTCTCATTGGGGAAGAAGGAAAAGGCCTTGTGAAATATTCCATGGCCATGATGAACCAAGCTCGTCTCAACATTGCGGCCCAAGCGATGGGAATTGCCACTGCTGCATATTTCGAAGGAAAAAAATATGCAGAAGAAAGAGTCCAGTTTGGAAAAACTATCAACAACATCACCGCTGTGAAAAAAATGTTGGAACGAATGGAGCGAGAAGTAGCTGCGATGCGTTGTATCCTCTATGAAGCAAGTTACGCTGTAGACCAATATCGTTGGAAAGAAGAACGAGGAAAGATGAAAGGTCTTTCAGAGAAAGACATCAAAAAAGATGAAACTTTCAAGAAGTGGGAAAAACTTGCCTCATTATTTACTCCGCTTTCTAAATACTACATCACTGAAATGGCAAACCTTGTGGCTTATGATGCGATGCAAATCCATGGTGGGTCTGGTTATACTGAAGATTATGATGTAGCTCGACTTTATCGTGATGTAAGAATTACGAATATCTACGAAGGAACCACACAACTCCAAACAGTGGCTTGTATTGGTGGGATTGTTTCTGGTATGACGGAGACAGGAATTTACCGTGAATACTTGAAATCGGAAATGGCTACGTTTGCCGCAAGTAATGGCCTAAACGATTTATTCAAACAATTTGAAACAGTTGTAGCTGAATTTGCTGAAATCGAATCCACTCCACTTCGTGAAGAGTTGGCATTTGAAGTCGTAGAATCAGCAGCCCGTTTCCACAATAGTTTGTTACTCGAGAGAAGTATTGGTCGTTCTAAGGTAGAAAGAAGGTCCTATCGTAAATCGATTACGGATGCTTACATCCTTGATAGTTCGGCAATCCTTGCATCGAACCTAACAAAGATTCGTGGAAAGAAAAAAACACCAGTCACTGCTTAA